A genomic stretch from Silurus meridionalis isolate SWU-2019-XX chromosome 1, ASM1480568v1, whole genome shotgun sequence includes:
- the si:ch211-161c3.6 gene encoding high mobility group AT-hook 2b, translated as MEEEMSGVTPAPEVPEAPRRPRGRPRKPQQEPVNPPAPKRPRGRPKGSKNKANPSTPKEPPKEKRPRGRPRKWPQKNTQQQEQEFEEEEDQPHLSSSHE; from the exons ATGGAAGAAGAGATGAGTGGAGTAACACCAGCACCTGAAGTTCCAGAGGCACCGCGACGACCCCGAGGCAGACCGCGCAAACCGCAACAG GAGCCTGTTAACCCTCCGGCTCCCAAAAGGCCAAGAGGAAGACCCAAAGGAAGTAAAAACAAGGCAAATCCTAGTACACCAAAA GAGCCCCCAAAGGAAAAGAGACCCCGAGGTCGACCAAGAAAATGG CctcaaaaaaacacacagcaacaaGAGCAAGAG TTCGAGGAAGAAGAGGACCAGCCACACCTGTCTTCATCACACGAGTAG